A single region of the Acidimicrobiia bacterium genome encodes:
- the dnaG gene encoding DNA primase: MGILDEDVARVRETTDLVAVASEHVALKRVGQRWMGLCPFHQERTPSFSINPAMGLFYCFGCQRSGDAITFVREVEHLDFVEAVERLAQRAGITLRYDDRRAAQDKSRKTRLTEAVGAAVDYYHRLLIDAPEGGTARKYLRGRGFDGDAARRFRLGWAPEGWDVLSRHLQQRGYSRDDLVGAGLAFVNRANRLQDQFRSRLLFPIFDARGEPAGFGGRALGDEQPKYRNSPETPIYQKSRLLYGLNWAKGEIVARGEVVICEGYTDVMGLVLAGAPHAVATCGTALADEHFQVLKNLARRVVLAYDADAAGQGAAERWYRWEREYEIEVRVADLPPGEDPGALFQHDPARLLAAVERAEPFLQFRVGRAVTGADRSTIEGRARAASAAAAIIAEHPNALVRDQYVMQLAGALDIDADRLREEVRHAGRAPRRGREPAAGDTERPPRRADVDRRELDLLRWAIHEPELVSDWLDEVFFQDPAARAAYHRLATTASFDDALAGTDPELRRLLERLAVEEPATDDGEPETLRARLIAYAVEPVAQRRLVEILPDGDERATSVKHDLDELAHAREVGEWPRAQDSARRLLQWIVLDRGSPGA, translated from the coding sequence ATGGGGATCCTCGACGAGGACGTCGCGCGGGTCCGCGAGACCACCGACCTCGTCGCGGTGGCGAGCGAGCACGTGGCGCTGAAGCGGGTCGGACAGCGGTGGATGGGGCTCTGCCCGTTCCACCAGGAGCGGACGCCGTCGTTCTCGATCAACCCCGCGATGGGCCTCTTCTACTGCTTCGGCTGCCAGCGGTCGGGGGACGCCATCACCTTCGTGCGCGAGGTCGAGCACCTCGACTTCGTCGAAGCCGTCGAGCGGCTCGCCCAGCGGGCCGGCATCACCCTGCGCTACGACGACCGCCGCGCCGCCCAGGACAAGTCCCGCAAGACCCGGCTGACCGAGGCGGTCGGCGCCGCCGTCGACTACTACCACCGCCTCCTCATCGACGCGCCCGAGGGCGGGACGGCGCGGAAGTACCTGCGCGGGCGCGGGTTCGACGGCGACGCGGCGCGCCGCTTCCGGCTCGGGTGGGCGCCCGAGGGGTGGGACGTGCTGAGTCGTCACCTCCAGCAGCGCGGCTACTCCCGGGACGACCTGGTCGGGGCCGGCCTCGCCTTTGTGAACCGGGCCAACCGGCTGCAGGACCAGTTCCGGAGCCGGCTGCTGTTCCCGATCTTCGACGCCCGCGGGGAGCCCGCCGGCTTCGGCGGTCGCGCCCTCGGCGACGAGCAGCCGAAGTACAGGAACTCGCCCGAGACGCCGATCTACCAGAAGAGCCGGCTGCTCTACGGGCTCAACTGGGCGAAGGGCGAGATCGTGGCGCGCGGCGAGGTCGTGATCTGCGAGGGCTACACCGACGTCATGGGACTGGTGCTGGCCGGGGCGCCCCACGCCGTCGCCACCTGCGGCACCGCGCTGGCGGACGAGCACTTCCAGGTCCTGAAGAACCTCGCCCGCCGGGTCGTGCTCGCCTACGACGCCGACGCCGCCGGCCAGGGCGCCGCCGAGCGCTGGTACCGCTGGGAGCGGGAGTACGAGATCGAGGTCCGGGTCGCCGATCTCCCGCCGGGCGAGGATCCCGGCGCGCTGTTCCAGCACGACCCCGCCCGCCTGCTCGCCGCCGTCGAGCGGGCGGAGCCCTTCCTCCAGTTCCGAGTCGGCCGTGCCGTCACCGGCGCTGACCGCAGCACGATCGAGGGTCGGGCCCGGGCCGCGAGCGCCGCGGCCGCGATCATCGCCGAGCACCCGAACGCCCTGGTTCGCGACCAGTACGTCATGCAGCTCGCCGGCGCCCTCGACATCGACGCTGACCGGCTCCGCGAGGAGGTGCGCCACGCCGGTCGAGCGCCGCGACGCGGCCGCGAGCCTGCAGCCGGCGACACCGAGCGACCGCCGCGCCGGGCGGACGTCGACCGGCGGGAGCTCGACCTGTTGCGGTGGGCGATCCACGAGCCCGAGCTCGTCTCCGACTGGCTCGACGAGGTGTTCTTCCAGGACCCTGCGGCCCGCGCCGCCTACCACCGGCTCGCGACCACCGCCTCGTTCGACGACGCGCTCGCCGGCACCGATCCCGAGCTGCGTCGCCTCCTCGAACGGCTCGCGGTGGAAGAGCCGGCGACGGACGACGGCGAGCCCGAGACGCTGCGCGCCCGGCTGATCGCGTACGCCGTCGAGCC
- a CDS encoding HD domain-containing protein has translation MHLTRPILDEEPEPVAAVALAHEGARARVGRVARLRPDREADLDSTLAPGATRPIGAGVRARPEAPDPYRLCFERDLDRVKHSRPWRRLAGKCQVFIAPEDDHLRTRLTHAVEVAQVATGIARAVDLCLPLTEAIALAHDCGHGPAGHASEQAFSPFLPHTGYDHAVYGADVTLAPLNLCRETLDGVRNHSWRRPPPATPEGEVVAWADRIAYVCHDFEDAVRAGILTPSDLPAEVAAVAGTRRSEQIGTFVLAVLDAIDATGHVGMTQPAASALLAFRDFNFERIYLRPAARQQAERVVRLLRGLVERFADAPRLLAEPDAADLHPGSAEATALAVRHVSGMTDRYALGLGVELLGWRPEDLPRGV, from the coding sequence GTGCACCTGACCCGCCCGATCCTCGACGAGGAGCCCGAACCGGTCGCCGCCGTCGCGCTGGCCCACGAGGGCGCTCGAGCCCGGGTCGGTCGTGTCGCCCGGCTGCGCCCGGACCGCGAGGCCGACCTCGACTCCACCCTCGCTCCCGGGGCCACCCGCCCAATCGGTGCCGGGGTCCGGGCCCGACCCGAGGCGCCCGACCCCTACCGGCTGTGCTTCGAGCGGGACCTCGACCGGGTGAAGCACTCCCGCCCGTGGCGCCGGCTGGCCGGCAAGTGCCAGGTCTTCATCGCCCCGGAGGACGACCACCTCCGCACCCGGCTGACCCACGCGGTCGAGGTGGCGCAGGTCGCGACCGGCATCGCCCGGGCCGTCGACCTCTGCCTGCCGCTCACCGAGGCGATCGCGCTCGCCCACGACTGCGGGCACGGTCCCGCCGGTCACGCGTCGGAGCAGGCGTTCTCCCCCTTCCTCCCGCACACCGGCTACGACCACGCCGTCTACGGCGCCGACGTCACCCTGGCCCCGCTGAACCTGTGCCGCGAGACGCTCGACGGCGTGCGGAACCACTCGTGGCGGCGCCCGCCGCCCGCCACCCCCGAGGGCGAGGTCGTCGCCTGGGCCGACCGCATCGCCTACGTCTGCCACGACTTCGAGGACGCGGTGCGGGCCGGGATCCTGACGCCGAGCGACCTGCCGGCCGAGGTCGCGGCCGTCGCCGGGACCCGCCGCTCCGAGCAGATCGGCACCTTCGTGCTCGCCGTCCTCGACGCCATCGATGCCACCGGGCACGTCGGCATGACCCAGCCGGCGGCGTCAGCGCTCCTCGCCTTCCGCGACTTCAACTTCGAGCGGATCTACCTGCGACCCGCCGCCCGCCAGCAGGCCGAACGCGTCGTGCGCCTGCTCCGGGGGCTCGTTGAGCGCTTCGCCGACGCGCCCCGGCTGCTCGCCGAGCCGGACGCGGCGGACCTTCACCCCGGCTCGGCCGAGGCAACCGCGCTCGCGGTCCGGCACGTCAGCGGCATGACCGACCGATACGCCCTTGGCCTCGGCGTCGAGCTGCTCGGCTGGCGCCCGGAGGACCTGCCGCGAGGCGTCTGA